ATCGTGGGTGAGGATGGCGGGGAATTGCCGCAGGGCGAGCGCGGGGAGATCGTCGTGCGCGGCTCGTTGGTCATGGACGGCTATTACAAGAATGCCGAAGCTACGACCGAGGCGACGTTGAACGGCTGGCACCGCACCGGCGACATCGGCTATGTCGACGCCGACAACTTCCTCTTCATCGTCGACCGCGCCAAGGACATGATCATCACGGGCGGCTTCAACGTCTATTCGGCAGAGGTCGAGGCGGCACTACTCGCCCATCCCGCCGTGCAGGACGGCGCTGTGTTCGGCCTGCCCGACGACAAATGGGGCGAGCGCGTGTGTGCGGTGGTCCAGCTCCGCGCCGGACAGAAGGCCGATCCGCAGGATATCATCGCCTCGGTGAAGGCCGCGATCGGTAGCGTCAAAGCTCCCAAGGAGCTGGAAATCTGGGCCGACCTGCCCCGGTCCAAGGTTGGGAAAGTCCTGAAACGAGAAATTCGGGCGCTGCGACTGGCCAATAATCTCTGACTTATTAGCGCATGACCGGTTGGACGCGGTTAACGGCACAGCACACCGCCCCGGCGCGAAGCCGGGACGGTTGCAGGGCCCATCTCATCTGATGGTAACGAGGGACGGCGCGGCAAGCGCCCCGACGACAGCACCGACGATCAGGAACAACACGATATAAACGACGATTACGACCACTGTGTAACCAAGCGCCTTGTCCTGCGGCGCCTTCATCAGCACGGGGAGGCCAAGATACAGCAGGTAGAGGCCGTAGAGCGCAAACAAGAGGCCGATGACCGACAGCGCCGGCAATATGGCGAAAATTCCGCCGACCCATCCCGCCGTCGCCGAATAGGCCGCAACCTTCAATGCCTGGACCTGGCCCTTTTGTCCGCCGAAATTCGGCGCGAGAGCGTCGATGACGAGCGCGAGAATGAAGATCGTTGCCAGCGACAAGCCATATGAGACAATCGCCGATACCAGCGCGCCCGCCAGCGGCGGATGATAGGTCACGCCGAGCATGGTGAAACCGAACACCTGGCCGCCAACAAATCCGGCAATCGGACCGATCGCCGCCAACAGCAGCACATAGGGCACATAGATCGACTGTATGGTTGCCGGCTCGGCGGCAATGATTGGCCAAGTCTCCTTCGGCTTGAGCAAGATGTCCTTCGCGCGCTGGACAATACCCGACGCCG
This DNA window, taken from Sphingopyxis sp. YR583, encodes the following:
- a CDS encoding Yip1 family protein — protein: MTDVPPNNSSPASGIVQRAKDILLKPKETWPIIAAEPATIQSIYVPYVLLLAAIGPIAGFVGGQVFGFTMLGVTYHPPLAGALVSAIVSYGLSLATIFILALVIDALAPNFGGQKGQVQALKVAAYSATAGWVGGIFAILPALSVIGLLFALYGLYLLYLGLPVLMKAPQDKALGYTVVVIVVYIVLFLIVGAVVGALAAPSLVTIR